A genomic region of Zea mays cultivar B73 chromosome 6, Zm-B73-REFERENCE-NAM-5.0, whole genome shotgun sequence contains the following coding sequences:
- the LOC118472233 gene encoding uncharacterized protein produces MEPSLVHSQVTRYILDILSLIMDPRYVTLFIFLVLALHGDTTLAETCRQFVKVHPFCFKAMCKANCAIEGKFSDGSYVKDYRCESGGFHSVCVCILCKH; encoded by the exons ATGGAACCATCATTAGTCCACTCACAAGTGACAAGATATATCTTAGACATTTTAAGTTTGATAATGGatccaagatatgttactttattCATCTTCTTAGTACTTGCCTTACACGGAGATACTACTTTGGCAG AAACTTGCAGGCAGTTTGTTAAAGTGCATCCATTCTGCTTTAAAGCAATGTGCAAGGCAAATTGTGCTATAGAGGGAAAATTCTCTGATGGTTCCTATGTAAAGGATTACAGATGTGAATCAGGTGGATTTCACTCGGTGTGCGTTTGCATTTTGTGCAAACATTAG